One genomic window of Arachis stenosperma cultivar V10309 chromosome 10, arast.V10309.gnm1.PFL2, whole genome shotgun sequence includes the following:
- the LOC130954738 gene encoding uncharacterized protein LOC130954738: MAMERNVNGKGNREAATWDLRKTALFCLASRFCKLPESSATGNQHWSCPESLLLLPWELVLEPLMELLCLVIFASCDIEERVASETNDAWCISTLNRLKEASPLSLKVSLRSIREGRF; this comes from the exons ATGGCCATGGAGAGGAACGTGAATGGAAAAGGAAACAGGGAAGCTGCTACTTGGGATTTGAGGAAAACGGCTCTTTTCTGCCTCGCCTCTAGGTTCTGCAAGTTGCCGGAGTCCTCAGCCACCGGGAACCAGCACTGGAGCTGCCCAGAATCACTACTGCTGCTGCCATGGGAGCTGGTATTGGAACCACTGATGGAGCTGCTGTGTTTAGTGATTTTCGCGAGTTGTGACATCGAG GAAAGAGTGGCAAGTGAAACAAATGATGCATGGTGCATTTCTACCCTAAATAGACTTAAAGAAGCTTCGCCATTGAGCTTGAAGGTTTCCCTGAGATCA ATACGAGAGGGTAGATTTTAA